One Streptococcus sp. DTU_2020_1001019_1_SI_AUS_MUR_006 DNA window includes the following coding sequences:
- a CDS encoding ABC transporter permease — MLISIISQGFVWAILGLGIFMTFRILNFPDMTTEGSFPLGGAVAVTLITQGVNPFLATLAAIGAGCLAGLAAGLLYTKGKIPTLLSGILVMTSCHSIMLMIMGRANLGLLGTKQIQDVLPFSSEVNQLLTGLIFVTLVILLMLFFLDTKLGQAYIATGDNPDMARSFGINTGRMELMGLVLSNGVIALAGALIAQQEGYADVSRGIGVIVVGLASLIIGEVLFKSLTLAERLITIVVGSISYQFLVWGVIALGFNTSYLRLYSALILATCLVIPTLKDKYLKGVKLSK, encoded by the coding sequence ATGTTAATATCGATTATTTCACAAGGATTTGTCTGGGCTATCCTTGGTTTAGGAATCTTTATGACCTTTAGAATTCTAAACTTCCCAGATATGACAACTGAGGGCTCTTTCCCATTGGGAGGAGCGGTAGCAGTGACTCTCATTACCCAAGGGGTTAATCCTTTTCTTGCTACTTTAGCGGCTATAGGGGCAGGATGTCTTGCTGGTTTAGCAGCGGGGTTATTATATACCAAAGGGAAAATTCCAACTCTTTTATCAGGAATTTTAGTCATGACTTCTTGTCATTCTATCATGCTCATGATTATGGGACGAGCTAACCTTGGGCTCTTAGGAACAAAACAAATCCAGGATGTTCTTCCATTTTCATCAGAGGTTAATCAATTACTGACAGGTTTAATCTTTGTGACTTTGGTTATCCTTCTCATGCTTTTCTTCCTAGATACCAAACTTGGACAGGCCTATATCGCTACAGGGGATAATCCAGACATGGCTCGTAGTTTTGGTATCAATACAGGACGTATGGAGCTTATGGGCTTGGTCTTGTCAAATGGTGTAATCGCACTTGCTGGCGCACTTATCGCTCAACAAGAAGGTTATGCGGATGTCTCTCGTGGTATCGGTGTTATCGTTGTTGGTCTTGCCAGCTTGATTATCGGTGAGGTTCTCTTTAAGAGTCTTACCTTAGCAGAACGCTTGATTACTATTGTAGTTGGTTCCATCAGCTATCAATTCTTGGTATGGGGAGTCATTGCTCTCGGCTTTAACACTAGCTACCTCCGTTTGTACAGTGCCCTTATCCTAGCAACTTGCTTGGTAATTCCAACCCTTAAGGATAAATACTTGAAAGGAGTCAAGTTAAGCAAATGA
- a CDS encoding metal-sulfur cluster assembly factor: protein MAYTEEQIENIKTRILTALEEVIDPELGIDIVNLGLIYEIRFDGDTGETEIDMTLTTMGCPLADLLTDQIYDAMTDVPEVTNVEVKLVWYPAWTVEKMSRYARIALGIK, encoded by the coding sequence ATGGCTTACACAGAAGAACAAATCGAAAATATCAAAACACGTATTTTGACAGCACTAGAAGAAGTGATTGACCCTGAATTGGGGATTGATATTGTCAATCTAGGCTTGATCTACGAGATTCGTTTTGATGGCGATACAGGTGAGACTGAAATTGATATGACCTTGACAACCATGGGTTGTCCCTTGGCAGATCTTTTAACTGACCAAATCTATGATGCTATGACAGATGTTCCAGAAGTTACTAACGTTGAAGTCAAATTAGTATGGTATCCAGCTTGGACAGTTGAAAAAATGAGTCGTTACGCTCGTATCGCTTTAGGTATCAAGTAA
- the trpX gene encoding tryptophan ABC transporter substrate-binding protein has protein sequence MKNKRLLGIIVVLALVVGGSLVYSSLTKQETKTETANKTAKVGVLQFVSHPSLDLIYQGIQDGLAEEGYKGDQVKIDFMNPEGDQSKVATMSKQLVANGNDVVVGIATPAAQGLASATKDLPVIMAAITDPIGANLVQNLEKPGGNITGVSDHNPAEQQVELIKTLTPDVKTVGALYSSSEDNSKSQVEEFKAYAEKAGLKVETFAVPSTNEIASTVNVMTGKVDAIWVPIDNTIASAFSTVVSSNQTAKKPIYPSATAMVEAGGLASVVVDQHDLGVATGKMIAKVLKGEKPADTPVNVFSTGKSVINKKVAQELGITIPESVLKEAGQVIE, from the coding sequence ATGAAAAACAAACGTCTACTCGGTATTATCGTAGTATTAGCACTTGTAGTTGGTGGAAGCTTGGTATATTCTAGTTTAACGAAACAAGAAACTAAAACTGAGACAGCTAATAAAACAGCTAAGGTTGGTGTTCTTCAGTTTGTAAGCCACCCATCGCTTGACTTGATCTACCAAGGTATCCAAGATGGACTTGCTGAAGAAGGTTATAAAGGTGACCAAGTCAAAATCGACTTTATGAACCCAGAAGGTGACCAAAGTAAGGTTGCGACAATGAGTAAACAATTGGTGGCAAATGGAAATGATGTCGTTGTCGGTATTGCAACACCAGCAGCTCAAGGTCTTGCAAGTGCAACAAAAGACCTTCCTGTTATCATGGCAGCTATCACAGACCCAATTGGTGCTAACCTTGTACAAAACTTGGAAAAACCAGGTGGGAACATCACAGGGGTATCTGACCACAACCCTGCTGAACAACAGGTTGAATTGATCAAAACTTTGACACCTGATGTCAAGACGGTTGGAGCGCTTTATTCAAGTAGCGAAGATAACTCTAAATCACAAGTAGAAGAATTCAAAGCTTACGCTGAAAAAGCTGGTTTGAAAGTAGAAACATTCGCAGTTCCTTCAACGAACGAAATTGCTTCAACAGTGAACGTTATGACTGGTAAAGTAGATGCAATCTGGGTTCCAATCGATAACACAATCGCATCTGCATTCTCAACTGTCGTTTCAAGCAATCAAACAGCTAAAAAACCAATCTACCCAAGTGCGACTGCCATGGTAGAAGCTGGAGGTTTAGCATCAGTCGTTGTTGACCAACACGATCTTGGTGTTGCTACTGGTAAAATGATTGCCAAAGTCTTGAAGGGGGAAAAACCTGCAGATACACCAGTTAATGTCTTCTCAACTGGTAAATCAGTGATCAACAAAAAAGTTGCTCAAGAACTTGGAATCACTATTCCTGAATCAGTTCTCAAAGAAGCTGGTCAAGTGATTGAATAA
- a CDS encoding glycosyltransferase family 4 protein, with protein sequence MVTMEKEKLRINMLSSSEKVAGQGVSGAYRELVQLLKRDAKDQLIVTENLPIEADVTHFHTIDFPYYLSTFQKKRSGRKIGYVHFLPDTLEGSLKIPFFLKGIVKRYVFSFYDRMEHLVVVNPTFIEDLVAAGIPREKVTYIPNFVNKEKWHPLPIEQVVQLRKDMGIDENQFVVVGAGQVQKRKGIDDFITLAEELPDITFIWAGGFSFGGITDGYERYKKIMDNPPENLIFPGIVDPERMRELYALADLFLLPSYNELFPMTILEAASCEAPIMLRDLDLYKVILEGNYRPTSDVEEMKEAILEYREHPEELKELKEKAKAISREYSEEHLLEIWLKFYREQAALGKK encoded by the coding sequence ATGGTTACTATGGAAAAAGAGAAATTACGCATCAACATGCTAAGTTCAAGTGAAAAAGTGGCAGGCCAAGGTGTGTCTGGCGCTTATCGTGAACTGGTGCAGCTTTTAAAACGAGATGCGAAAGACCAACTGATCGTAACAGAAAATCTTCCAATCGAAGCGGATGTTACTCATTTTCATACGATTGATTTTCCTTATTACCTCTCTACCTTTCAGAAAAAACGTTCTGGACGTAAGATTGGCTATGTTCACTTCTTACCGGATACCTTGGAAGGTAGTTTGAAGATTCCATTCTTCTTAAAGGGGATTGTCAAACGCTATGTATTTTCTTTTTATGACCGTATGGAGCATCTGGTTGTGGTCAATCCTACCTTCATTGAGGATTTGGTTGCTGCTGGAATTCCACGTGAAAAAGTGACCTATATTCCTAACTTTGTCAACAAAGAAAAATGGCATCCACTTCCTATAGAGCAAGTTGTACAACTTCGTAAAGATATGGGGATTGATGAGAATCAGTTTGTAGTCGTTGGTGCAGGTCAGGTTCAGAAGCGTAAAGGAATAGATGACTTTATCACTCTAGCTGAGGAATTACCTGATATCACTTTTATTTGGGCTGGTGGCTTCTCTTTTGGGGGAATAACCGATGGATATGAACGCTATAAAAAGATTATGGATAATCCTCCAGAAAATCTAATTTTCCCAGGGATTGTTGATCCAGAACGGATGAGAGAACTCTATGCCTTGGCTGATCTTTTCTTGCTTCCAAGTTATAACGAGCTCTTTCCAATGACTATTCTAGAAGCTGCGAGTTGTGAAGCACCCATTATGCTTCGTGATCTAGATCTTTACAAGGTCATTCTCGAAGGAAATTACAGACCAACAAGTGATGTAGAAGAGATGAAAGAGGCTATCTTGGAATATCGGGAGCATCCAGAAGAACTAAAAGAATTAAAAGAAAAGGCTAAGGCCATTTCAAGAGAATATTCAGAAGAGCATCTTCTTGAGATCTGGCTAAAATTCTATCGGGAGCAAGCAGCTTTAGGAAAAAAATGA
- a CDS encoding ABC transporter ATP-binding protein, with the protein MTAIVELRNATKIVTNGFDEEKIILNDVSLDIYEHDFITILGGNGAGKSTLFNSIAGTLPLTNGSIRIMGEDVTHFSPEKRAKYLSRVFQDPKMGTAPRMTVAENLLIAKFRGEKRGLFPRKLSAYKEEFQETIEKVGNGLEKHLDTPIEFLSGGQRQALSLLMATLKRPELLLLDEHTAALDPKTSVALMELTNDFINKDHLTALMITHHMEDALKYGNRLIVMKDGQIIQDLNKDEKAKMKISDYYQLFE; encoded by the coding sequence ATGACAGCAATTGTAGAATTAAGAAATGCCACAAAAATTGTGACAAATGGCTTTGACGAAGAAAAGATTATTCTAAACGATGTTTCACTTGATATTTATGAACATGACTTCATTACAATCTTGGGTGGAAATGGTGCAGGGAAATCAACCCTCTTTAATAGCATTGCAGGAACGCTACCCTTGACTAATGGTAGCATTCGTATCATGGGTGAGGATGTGACTCATTTCAGCCCTGAAAAGCGTGCCAAGTATCTTTCTCGTGTTTTTCAAGATCCAAAGATGGGGACAGCTCCACGTATGACGGTTGCAGAAAATCTTTTGATTGCCAAGTTCCGTGGAGAAAAACGTGGACTTTTCCCAAGAAAACTCTCAGCATATAAAGAAGAATTTCAAGAAACTATTGAGAAGGTGGGAAATGGTCTAGAAAAACACTTGGATACACCGATTGAATTCTTGTCAGGTGGACAAAGACAGGCCTTGAGTCTATTGATGGCAACCTTGAAGCGCCCAGAACTCCTTTTGTTAGATGAGCATACAGCTGCACTTGACCCTAAAACAAGTGTTGCCTTGATGGAATTGACAAATGACTTTATCAACAAGGACCATCTAACAGCTTTGATGATTACTCACCATATGGAAGATGCTCTCAAGTATGGAAATCGCTTGATTGTTATGAAAGATGGACAAATCATCCAAGATTTGAATAAGGATGAAAAAGCCAAGATGAAAATTTCCGATTACTATCAACTTTTTGAGTAG
- the ppc gene encoding phosphoenolpyruvate carboxylase: protein MSLQKLENYSNKTVVQEEVQILTDMLEDITKNMLPAETFDKIMHLKELSSKLDYQGLDKVVTGLSNDEMVYISRYFSILPLLINISEDVDLAYEINHLNNVDQDYLGKLSTTIKMVAEKENAAEILEHLNVVPVLTAHPTQVQRKSMLDLTTHIHTLLRKYRDVKMGLINKEKWHNDLRRYIEIIMQTDMIREKKLKVTNEITNVMEYYNSSFLQAVPNLMLEYKRLAKEQGIDLKQAKPITMGMWIGGDRDGNPFVTAETLLRSATIQSEVILNYYISKISSLYRTFSLSTNLSKTSKAVEEMAAQSGDTSVFREKEPYRRAFHLIQSKLIQTLLNLKEWSVVGSSADERHPVERLLGTQGHQQGVITDYISNRLSGAIQELAEDRPPFYETVEEFKQDLYIIKDSLLENKAEALLTGEFAELLEAVEVFGFFLASIDMRQDSSVHEACVAELLASAGINDHYSDLSEDEKCDLLLHELLEDPRILSATHAEKSELLEKELAIFQTARELKDRLGEDVIRQTIISHATSVSDMLELAIMLKEVGLVDAEKARVQIVPLFETIEDLDHSEETMRKYFSLPLAKKWIASKNNYQEIMLGYSDSNKDGGYLSSCWTLYKAQQQLTAIGDEFGVKVTFFHGRGGTVGRGGGPTYDAIASQPLKSIKDRIRLTEQGEVIGNKYGNKDAAYYNLEMLVSAAINRMITKKKSDTNTSNRYEAIMDQVVERSYDIYRELVFGNEHFYDYFFESSPIKAISSFNIGSRPAARKTITEIGGLRAIPWVFSWSQSRVMFPGWYGVGSSFKEFIDQDPKNIEFLREMYQNWPFFQSLLSNVDMVLSKSNMNIAFEYAKLCESEEVQAIYYTILDEWQLTKDVILAIEGHEELLAENTYLKDSLNYRMPYFNILNYIQLELIKRQRRGELSSDEERLIHTTINGIATGLRNSG, encoded by the coding sequence ATGTCTCTTCAAAAGTTAGAAAATTATAGTAACAAAACGGTCGTACAAGAAGAAGTGCAAATCTTGACAGATATGCTGGAAGATATCACAAAAAATATGCTTCCTGCTGAAACCTTCGATAAGATTATGCACTTGAAGGAACTTTCTTCAAAACTTGACTATCAAGGGCTAGATAAAGTAGTAACAGGGCTTTCAAATGATGAGATGGTCTACATTTCTAGATACTTCTCTATTTTGCCTCTTTTAATTAACATCTCAGAAGATGTTGACTTGGCTTATGAGATTAACCATCTAAATAATGTCGATCAAGACTATCTGGGTAAATTGTCAACAACTATTAAAATGGTGGCTGAAAAAGAAAACGCTGCTGAGATTCTTGAACACTTGAACGTGGTGCCAGTTTTGACAGCCCATCCAACTCAGGTTCAACGTAAGAGTATGTTGGATTTGACCACTCATATCCATACCCTTTTACGTAAATATCGTGACGTGAAAATGGGACTCATTAACAAGGAAAAATGGCATAATGATCTTCGTCGCTATATTGAAATCATCATGCAGACAGATATGATTCGTGAGAAGAAACTAAAAGTAACCAACGAAATCACTAATGTGATGGAGTACTACAATAGTTCCTTCCTACAGGCTGTTCCTAACTTGATGCTAGAGTACAAACGTCTAGCGAAAGAGCAAGGAATTGATCTTAAACAAGCAAAACCTATTACTATGGGAATGTGGATTGGTGGAGACCGTGATGGAAATCCTTTTGTAACTGCTGAGACACTTCTGCGTTCTGCTACCATTCAAAGTGAAGTGATCTTGAACTACTATATTAGCAAGATTTCTAGTCTCTATCGTACCTTCTCTCTCTCGACTAATTTATCAAAAACTAGTAAAGCTGTTGAAGAAATGGCTGCTCAGTCTGGAGATACATCAGTCTTTCGTGAGAAAGAACCCTATCGCCGCGCCTTTCATTTGATTCAATCCAAATTGATTCAAACACTCTTGAATTTAAAAGAATGGTCTGTTGTTGGCTCGTCAGCTGATGAACGTCATCCTGTTGAACGTCTTCTAGGTACTCAAGGACATCAACAAGGAGTGATTACAGACTATATTAGTAATCGACTTTCAGGAGCTATTCAAGAGCTGGCTGAAGATCGTCCACCATTTTACGAAACAGTCGAAGAGTTCAAGCAAGATCTATACATTATTAAGGACTCATTACTTGAAAACAAGGCAGAGGCCTTACTCACAGGTGAATTTGCAGAACTTTTAGAAGCTGTAGAAGTCTTTGGTTTCTTCTTGGCTTCCATCGACATGCGTCAAGATTCAAGCGTCCACGAAGCCTGTGTAGCAGAATTGTTGGCATCTGCTGGAATCAATGACCACTATAGTGATTTATCAGAAGATGAAAAATGTGACTTGCTATTGCATGAATTATTAGAAGATCCTCGAATCTTGTCTGCAACTCATGCTGAGAAGTCTGAACTTCTCGAAAAAGAACTGGCTATCTTCCAAACTGCTCGTGAATTAAAAGACCGTTTGGGAGAAGATGTCATTCGTCAAACGATTATCTCTCATGCAACTAGCGTGTCAGATATGCTGGAGTTGGCTATCATGCTTAAAGAAGTAGGACTAGTTGATGCTGAAAAAGCGCGTGTTCAGATTGTTCCCCTCTTTGAGACGATTGAAGACTTGGATCATTCAGAAGAAACAATGAGAAAGTATTTCTCTCTACCACTTGCTAAGAAATGGATTGCTTCTAAAAACAATTACCAAGAAATCATGCTTGGCTACTCTGATAGTAACAAGGATGGCGGTTATCTATCATCTTGTTGGACACTCTATAAGGCACAACAACAATTGACTGCTATTGGTGACGAATTTGGAGTCAAAGTAACCTTCTTCCATGGTCGTGGTGGTACAGTTGGTCGTGGTGGTGGTCCTACTTATGATGCCATTGCTTCTCAACCGCTCAAGTCAATTAAGGATCGTATTCGATTGACAGAGCAAGGAGAAGTTATCGGCAACAAATACGGAAACAAGGATGCAGCCTACTATAACCTTGAAATGTTGGTTTCAGCAGCTATCAACCGTATGATTACCAAGAAGAAGAGTGATACCAATACGTCAAATCGTTATGAAGCAATCATGGATCAAGTAGTAGAACGTAGCTACGATATTTATCGTGAACTTGTATTTGGAAATGAACATTTCTATGATTATTTCTTTGAATCTAGTCCAATCAAGGCTATTTCAAGTTTCAATATTGGTTCTCGTCCAGCAGCTCGTAAAACAATTACCGAAATCGGTGGTCTACGTGCTATTCCTTGGGTATTCTCATGGTCACAAAGTCGTGTCATGTTCCCAGGTTGGTATGGAGTTGGTTCAAGCTTTAAGGAATTTATCGATCAAGATCCTAAAAATATTGAATTCCTTCGTGAAATGTATCAAAACTGGCCATTCTTCCAATCACTCCTATCCAATGTCGATATGGTCTTGTCAAAATCAAATATGAACATTGCCTTTGAATACGCTAAACTGTGTGAAAGTGAAGAAGTACAAGCAATTTACTATACCATTTTAGATGAATGGCAGTTGACTAAGGACGTTATCTTGGCTATTGAAGGCCATGAGGAGCTCTTGGCAGAAAATACCTATTTGAAAGACAGTCTCAACTACCGCATGCCTTATTTCAATATCCTTAACTATATTCAGTTGGAATTGATTAAGCGTCAACGCCGTGGTGAGTTATCTTCAGATGAAGAAAGATTAATCCATACAACTATCAACGGAATTGCTACAGGATTACGTAATTCAGGTTGA
- the rpoD gene encoding RNA polymerase sigma factor RpoD — MATKQKEVTTFDVQVAEFIRNHKKTGTATDDEINNALVIPFTLDVEGIENLLQRIQDAGISITDNEGNPSARVLSTEEEPELTDEDLIGSTSAKVNDPVRMYLKEIGVVPLLTNEEEKELALAVEAGDIEAKQRLAEANLRLVVSIAKRYVGRGMQFLDLIQEGNMGLMKAVDKFDYSKGFKFSTYATWWIRQAITRAIADQARTIRIPVHMVETINKLVREQRNLLQELGQDPTPEQIAERMDMTPDKVREILKIAQEPVSLETPIGEEDDSHLGDFIEDEVIENPVDYTTRIVLREQLDEVLDTLTDREENVLRLRFGLDDGKMRTLEDVGKVFNVTRERIRQIEAKALRKLRQPSRSKPLRDFIED, encoded by the coding sequence ATGGCAACAAAACAAAAAGAAGTAACAACCTTTGACGTCCAAGTAGCGGAATTTATTCGCAATCATAAAAAAACTGGTACAGCAACAGATGACGAAATCAATAACGCCCTAGTAATTCCCTTCACTTTAGACGTGGAAGGTATTGAGAATCTTTTGCAACGCATTCAAGATGCTGGTATCTCAATTACGGACAACGAAGGAAATCCAAGTGCGCGTGTTTTGAGCACTGAGGAAGAACCAGAGTTGACTGATGAAGATTTGATCGGTTCAACCTCTGCTAAGGTCAATGACCCTGTCCGTATGTACTTGAAGGAAATCGGGGTTGTTCCTCTGCTTACAAATGAAGAGGAAAAAGAATTGGCTCTTGCTGTTGAAGCGGGTGATATCGAAGCTAAACAACGCCTTGCAGAAGCGAACCTTCGTTTGGTAGTATCTATCGCTAAACGTTATGTTGGACGTGGAATGCAGTTCCTTGACTTGATCCAAGAAGGAAACATGGGCTTGATGAAGGCCGTTGATAAATTTGACTACTCTAAAGGGTTCAAATTCTCAACTTATGCGACTTGGTGGATTCGTCAAGCCATTACTCGTGCAATTGCTGACCAAGCTCGTACCATCCGTATCCCAGTTCACATGGTGGAAACAATTAACAAGCTTGTTCGTGAACAACGTAATCTTCTTCAAGAGTTGGGACAAGATCCAACTCCTGAACAAATCGCTGAACGCATGGATATGACACCTGACAAGGTTCGTGAAATTCTCAAGATTGCTCAAGAGCCAGTTTCTCTAGAAACACCTATCGGTGAAGAGGACGACAGCCACCTTGGTGATTTTATCGAGGATGAAGTGATTGAAAATCCAGTGGACTACACAACTCGTATCGTCTTGCGTGAGCAGTTGGATGAAGTCTTGGATACTCTTACAGATCGTGAAGAAAATGTCTTGCGTCTCCGTTTTGGTCTTGATGATGGGAAAATGCGTACCTTGGAAGATGTTGGTAAAGTCTTCAACGTGACTCGTGAGCGTATCCGTCAGATTGAGGCAAAAGCTTTGAGAAAACTTCGCCAGCCAAGTCGAAGCAAACCACTTCGTGATTTCATTGAAGATTAA
- the dnaG gene encoding DNA primase, whose protein sequence is MVDKRLIEEIKNNTNIVEIIGEVISLQKSGRNFLGLCPFHGEKTPSFNVVEDKQFYHCFGCGRSGDVFKFIEEYQQVTFADAVRILAERLGIQMAAPVQSSVQPRSPHQNLYDMHEKAARFYHAILMTTKMGEEARNYLYKRGLTDDVLKHFMIGLAPAERSYLYQRLADDYSEKDLLDSGLFYLSESNQFFDTFHNRIMFPLSNDQGKVIAFSGRVWQETDSQTGKYKNSRATAIFNKSYELYHLERVKKGSGKAPEIYLMEGFMDVIAAYCAGIENAVASMGTALTSEHVEHLKRFTKKVIVTYDGDKAGQAATAKALDELKDLPVQVVQIPDAMDPDEYLQKNSPQDLAYLLTNTRISPVEFYIHHFRPENSENLQAQIEFIEKIAPLIAKEPSITAQNSYIHILTDHLPSFDYQQVEHIVNESRVRQRKEKVKETYSPSPVTMSVTKQLTAVMRAEAHILYRMMEHPLVLNDYRLRDDFIFETPEFQTLYGLLIDNGSISSEDLAHQTREVESAWYQVLALDLPPEMSPHELAEVEESRKRALLNQENLQIKKKVQEASHVGDTDTALEELERLIAQKRRME, encoded by the coding sequence ATGGTTGACAAGAGACTCATCGAAGAGATCAAAAACAATACCAATATTGTCGAAATCATAGGAGAAGTGATTTCTTTACAAAAATCTGGACGGAACTTTTTAGGGCTCTGTCCTTTTCATGGTGAAAAGACCCCTTCCTTTAACGTGGTCGAGGATAAGCAGTTTTACCACTGTTTTGGTTGTGGACGTTCTGGAGATGTTTTTAAGTTTATCGAGGAGTATCAGCAAGTAACTTTTGCGGATGCGGTGAGGATATTAGCTGAGAGGCTTGGGATTCAGATGGCAGCCCCTGTTCAAAGTTCTGTACAGCCTAGGTCTCCCCATCAAAATCTCTATGATATGCATGAGAAAGCTGCTCGTTTTTATCATGCCATTCTCATGACGACGAAGATGGGTGAGGAGGCGAGAAACTATCTCTATAAACGTGGCTTAACAGATGATGTTCTCAAGCATTTTATGATTGGTTTAGCTCCAGCAGAACGCTCTTATCTATATCAGCGTTTAGCAGATGATTATAGTGAGAAGGACTTGCTGGATTCGGGTTTGTTTTATCTATCTGAGAGTAACCAATTTTTTGATACCTTTCATAATCGCATTATGTTTCCTCTTTCAAATGATCAAGGAAAGGTGATTGCCTTTTCTGGTCGTGTATGGCAAGAGACTGATTCTCAAACTGGAAAGTATAAAAATAGTCGAGCGACGGCAATTTTTAACAAAAGTTACGAATTATATCATTTGGAGAGGGTAAAAAAAGGATCGGGCAAGGCTCCTGAAATCTACCTGATGGAAGGGTTTATGGATGTCATTGCGGCTTATTGTGCTGGTATTGAAAATGCAGTCGCTTCTATGGGTACGGCACTGACGAGTGAACATGTGGAGCATCTGAAACGTTTTACCAAAAAAGTGATCGTTACCTATGACGGAGATAAGGCTGGGCAAGCTGCCACAGCTAAGGCCTTGGATGAACTTAAAGATTTACCTGTCCAAGTAGTCCAGATTCCTGACGCGATGGATCCGGATGAATATTTGCAGAAAAACTCTCCTCAAGACTTGGCTTATCTCTTAACCAATACACGCATTAGTCCTGTTGAGTTTTACATTCATCATTTTAGACCGGAAAACAGTGAAAATCTACAAGCTCAGATTGAATTTATAGAGAAAATTGCTCCCTTAATCGCCAAGGAACCCTCTATCACAGCTCAGAATTCCTACATTCACATTTTGACGGATCACTTGCCATCTTTTGACTATCAGCAAGTCGAACATATTGTCAATGAAAGTCGTGTCAGACAGAGAAAGGAGAAGGTCAAGGAGACCTATAGTCCTAGTCCTGTCACCATGTCTGTCACAAAGCAACTGACAGCAGTGATGAGAGCAGAGGCCCATATCCTCTATCGAATGATGGAACATCCCTTGGTGCTCAATGACTACCGCTTAAGAGATGACTTTATTTTTGAAACTCCAGAGTTTCAGACCTTGTATGGACTCTTGATTGATAATGGAAGTATCTCATCTGAGGATTTGGCTCATCAGACCAGAGAAGTGGAGAGTGCTTGGTATCAAGTCCTAGCCTTAGATTTGCCACCTGAGATGTCCCCTCACGAGTTAGCTGAAGTGGAAGAGTCTCGAAAAAGAGCTCTTTTGAATCAGGAAAATCTGCAAATTAAAAAGAAAGTTCAGGAAGCTAGCCATGTCGGTGATACAGACACCGCATTAGAAGAGCTAGAACGCTTAATTGCCCAAAAAAGAAGAATGGAGTAA